The following is a genomic window from Chitinophaga caseinilytica.
TCACTACCGTTGCCGGTTGGCTGCAACTCACGATCGGCAGAAAGAAACTTAACGAGGACGTTACGTATTACAAAGGAATACAACTTCGCGAAAACTGAATAAATTCTATATTTACGGCCGCTTAATCAATTAACAACAACCCTGAAATGATTCCGGTGCCCCGGCGCCGACTATTCAGATCGAGTAAAAAACGGACAATTCACTGCGATGAAAGAAGTATATATAACGAGGCTCTCCAAATTTTTGCCGAACGAGCCGGTAGCGAATGAAGAAATGGAAAGCATCCTCGGTATGGTGGATGGAAAACCTTCCCGGGCGAGGAACATCATCCTGGGAAACAACAAGATCAAAACGCGCTATTACGCGCAGAACAAAGACGGGCAAAGCACCCACACCAACGCGGAAATGACCGCCAGCGCCGTGGCCAGCCTGTTCGACGATAAATTTCCCATCACCAAAATGCAACTACTGGCCTGCGGCACTACCAGCCCCGACCAGCTGCTGCCCAACCACGCAGCCATGGTGCACGGCATCCTCAAATGCCAGCCCGTGGAACTGATCGCCGCTACCGGCGCCTGCGCGGCCGGTATGCAGGCTTTCAAATACGCCTGGATGTCCGTAAAATGCGGAAACACCGCCAACGCAGTCAGCACCGGTTCCGAGAAATTCTCCGCCTGGCTGCTGTCCCGCAACTTTGAGCCGGAAACGGAAAACCTGAAGCATCTCACCGAAAATCCCATCATCGCTTTCGAAAAAGATTTTCTCCGCTGGATGCTGTCTGACGGCGCCAGCGCCGCCCTGTTCCAGGACAAGCCCAACGAAGAAGGGCTCAGCCTGCGGGTAGACTGGGTGGAAATTGCCTCGTACGCGCATGAGCTCGAAACCTGCATGTACGCCGGCGCCGTGAAGAACGAAGACGGCTCCACCAAAGGCTGGACCGACATGACGCCCGAAGAATGGTCTGCCAACAGCGTGTTCTCCTTCAAACAGGACACCCGTTTGCTCGGCAAAAACATCGTGCCTTCCGGCGCGCAGATGTGGAAAGCCCTCGTCGAAAAATATAACATCGATATCGATAAGCTCACCTGGTTCCTGCCGCACCTCTCTTCCGAATTCTTCCGTTTCAAGATCGATGAAGAGATCGCGCGGCTGGGCGTGCACATCCCGCAGGAAAAATGGTTCACCAACCTGACCCGCGTCGGCAACGTGGGCACGGCTTCCCCGTATTTCATGCTGGAAGAACTGCTGAACCAGGGCATGCTGAAAAAAGGCGATACGATCGTGATGATGGTGCCAGAAAGCGCACGCTTCTCGTATGCATACGCCGGCATCACCGTTGTCTAAGCCTTTTTATCGGCCGATAATAAACGAACTACCATGCAGCAGCCGCCGGAAAATCCGGTGCCTGCTGCATTTCAAATAATATCAGGGAGCTGATCCCTCATCAACGAAAAACTGCACACTATGAAAAAAGATGAAGTTCCGCAGGACGGCGACAACCTGCATCACGGTACGTTCAAGCAACTTTTCTACGCAGTAGACCAGCAGGGCGATTACACGACGGCCACCAGCATCGGTTGGGAACCGGAGAACGTTGCGCTCAGCCAGGCCTGGGATGAAGTGGAACAGCGTGTGGCCGATACCAAATCCCAGGTGGAAGCGGGGATATTGAGCCCCGTCGCCTACTACATGGAACGTACCCTGCTCGACCTTCCGTTGCTGGCCCTCAAAGCCGGCAAATTCCAGTGGCAGGTGAAACGGCACATGAAACCCCAGGTATTCAAAGGCCTGTCAGACAAGATGATCGACCGCTACGCGGAAATTTTCGGCATCCCCGCGCAGGCCCTCCGCAGCGGCGAACTGCTTCCTTTCAAGCGCCCAGCATAACGAACAGACATGACACAATTCAGCCACACGCAAACCGCCCACTGTGAAAGCGGCGTAATATCCAACCTCTTCGGCCATCATGGTCTCCAGATCAGCGAGCCCATGGCCTTCGGGATCGGGGCCGGCATCTTTTTCGGCCACCTGCCTTTCGTGAAAGTGAACGGCGTGCCAGGCACCACCTACCGCATCTGGCCCGGCGCTATCTTTGCCCGCGCCTGCAAACGGCTCGGCGTTACGATGGAATCGCGCAAGTTCAGCAGCGTAGACAGCGCCATGAAAACCCTCGACGAACTCGTCGAAGACGGTGTGCCGGTCGGATTGCAGTCCAGCGTCTACTACCTTCCGTATTTCCCGGAATCGTACCGCTTCCATTTCAACGCGCATAACCTCGTGGTATACGGTAAAGACGGAGACGATTACCTCGTTTCCGACCCCATCATGGACACCGTTACCCGCATCGATACCGAAAACCTCATCCGCGCCCGTTTCGCCAAAGGGTTCCCCGCGCCGAAAGGCAAAATGTACTACCCCGTGAACGTGCCGCAGGAAGTGGATTTCCGCGATCCGGTGAAAGCCGGTATCGACCAGGCTTGCCATTATATGCTCAAGATCCCCGTGCCCATGTTCGGCGTGAAAGGCATCCGGTTCCTTGCCAAAAGGATGAAAGATTATCCCGCCAAAGTGGGCGACCGCAAAGCCGCGCTTTACCTGGGCAACGTGATCCGCATGCAGGAAGAGATCGGGACCGGCGGCGCAGGGTTCCGGTTCATGTACGCCGCCTTCCTCCAGGAAGCCGGTTCGCTGCTGGACAAGCCCGAGCTGAAAGACGTGGGCCGCGAGCTGACGCAGGTGGGCGACGCCTGGCGTAACTTTGCCGCCCATGCTGGCCGCGTCTGCAAAGCGCGCTCGGCCGACAATGTTTCCTACGGCGAACTGGGCAAAATGCTCCTGCAGATCGCCGATATGGAAGAAAAAGTATTCCGCCGCCTGTCTACCGTTAAACTCTGAGGAAAAGCGAGATGAACAGCATTGCCGTGAAAGACCTGGAGAAAACCTACGCCGGAGCACTGACACCCAGTCTCTGCGGGCTTTCGTGCACCTTCGCCGAAGGAACGATCGCCGGGCTCCTCGGGCCCAACGGCGCCGGGAAGACCACGACGATCTCCATCCTCTGCGGACTGGTGGAAGCCACCGGCGGCAGCGTGGAAATCTTCGGCATGCCACAGGTGCCCGCCAACCGCGAAGCCATCAAAAGGGCCATCGGCGTGGTGCCCCAGCGCATCGCCCTCTATCCGCAACTGACGGCTTTCGAGAACCTCCGGTATTTCGGGAACCTCTACGGCTTCAGCGGCAAATCCCTCCGCGAAAAAATCATGCACCACCTCGAAGCTTTCGGGCTGGAAAAGGCCGCACATAAAGAAACCGGGAAATTTTCGGGCGGGATGAAACGGCGCGCCAATATCATCGCGTCGATCCTCCACGAGCCAAAGCTCCTCGTGCTCGACGAGCCCACCGCCGGCGTTGATGTACAGTCGCGCAGCATGATCCTGCAATTCCTGCGGGATTATAACGCGAAAGGAAACAGCGTCATCTACACCTCGCACCTGCTCGACGAAGCCGAACAGATCTGCGACGAGGTGGCCATTATCGACGAAGGGACATTGGTGGTGCAGGGCACGCCCAAAGACCTCGTTGGCCGCCACGGCCATTGCCGCAACCTGGAAGACGTGTTCCTCCATTATACCGGCCATGCCGTGCGGGATTAAACAAAAGCAATCATGTTAAGGATCATCGCCACGATACGGAAAGAATGGTTATTGCTGCGGCGCGACAAAGCCGGGCTGGCGCTGCTGTTTGCCATGCCGCTGGTACTGATCACCGTGATGGCCCTCATCCAGGACGCGCCTTTCCGCGATTACCAGGAAGTGAAGTTCGATATTCTCGCTGTGGATAACGACCATGGCCGGCTCGGACGGTACATCCGCGAAGGGTTGCAGGAAAGCGGGCAATTCAACGTCATCGATTCCATCAACGGCCAGCCATTGTCGGAGGCAGCGGCAAAAAGCATGGTCGCCGCAGGCAGATACAAGATCAGCATCACCGTTCCCAAAGGCGCTACGGCGGAAATCGTCAGTAATGCCAACAAGATCGTGAACGATATTTCGAAGCGGATGGGCCTGCCGTCGCAATTGCCGGTGAAAGCCCTTTCCAACGATTCCCTCGCCGTACAGCTGTATTTCGACCCCGCGGCCAAGAAAGCCTTCAAAAGCGCCATCCACCAGGCGTTAGACAATTTTCTCACCCAGGTGGAGACCGATCTGCTGCTGGAGCGCATCCAGTTGCAACTCCGCAGCCGCGACAGTCTCAGCCAGGACACTTTCCCTGCCATCCGCCTCAAAGCCGTGGCGCTCCGGGAAACAAGCCTGGGAGAGGGGAAACAGATCGACGTCATCTCCAATTCCGTACAGCACAACGTGCCCGCCTGGAGCATTTTCGCCATGTTTTTCATCGTGATCCCCATCGCCGGGAATATGATCCGCGAGCGGGAAGACGGGAGCCTGGTAAGGATGAAGCTCATCCCCGGGAATTACTTGTCCGTTCTCACCGGGAAACTGCTGTTTTTCGTCGGCATATGTATTGTACAGTTTTACCTGATGATCATGGTGGGATTGTATTTGCTGCCGATGATGGGCCTTCCGAAGCTGCAGCTGGGGGTAGACCATGTGGCGGGATTCCTCGTGGCGGCGAGCATCGGCGTAACGGCCACGGCATACGGCATCCTCATCGGGACGATCTTCAAAACGCCCAACCAGGCGCTGAATTTCGGGGCGGTGAGCATCGTGATCCTCAGCGCTATCGGTGGCATCTGGATCCCGCTGGAGATCATGCCGGAATCGATGCAGATGATAGGACGGTTGTCGCCCCTGAGCTGGGGGCTGGACGCCATCAATGATATTTTCCTGCGCAACGGCCATATCCGGCTCGTGCTGCCCGATATCGCCAAGCTGCTGGGATGCGGCGGGGCCATGCTGGTAGTGGCGGCGGTGGTGGAGCAGCGCAGGATCGGATAAAGAACATTTTCTTAACAACGGTAAAACAATTAATTTTACCCCCTGGAATACGCCGTGGGCGTAAAACCTACAACAACATGGAAGCATTAAAACTGAAACTCAAACAGCAGATCATCGAAGCCCTGAACCTGCAGGATACCAAACCGGAAGACATTGACGACAATGCCCCCCTGTTTGGCGAAGGCCTCGGGCTCGACAGCATCGATTCGCTGGAACTGATGGTGTTGCTGGAAAGAAACTACAAGATCAAAGTGGAAGACCCCCGCGAAGGCCGTAAGATCCTTCAGAGCGTTCAATCCATGGCAGAATTCATTATGAGCAAACAGGCGGCCTGATCCCGCCCCGCATAGACCGTATGGCAGAACGTGTGCTGATAACAGGGATGGGTATGATCTCCGCCATCGGGAATAACGTGGAGGAGAATTTCCGCAGCCTCCGGGCGCAACGGAGCGGCATCGGCTATTCACAGTTCGTGGATACCATTCACCGTAATGTGCTTCCGGTAGGGGAAGTGAAATGTTCGTCGGAAGAACTGGCGAAGATGGCCGGCCTCCCCGATACCACAGGCTTCACCCGCACCACGCTCCTCGGGCTCGTGGCCATGCAGGAAGCCCTTCGCTCCGCCGGCATCACCAATGCCGCCGAAACCCCGACCGCCTTCATCAACGCATCCACCGTTGGCGGCATGTGCGACACCGAGAAAATCTATTTCGATATCCTCGACCCCCAAAAGGAAGGTACCTTCCTCCAGCTCATCGATACCCTCGATTGTGCGGACTGTACCCAGCGCATCGCCGACGAAACGGGCCTCACAGCATATGTCACCACCATCAGTACCGCCTGCTCCTCGTCGGCCAACGCGCTCATGTACGGCGCGCGGCTCATCCGCGCGGGGCTCGTAGACAGGGCGGTGTGCGGCGGGACAGAAGCGCTCACGCGGTTTACCATCAATGGTTTCAATTCCCTCAAGAATATCGATAAAAGGCATTGCCTGCCGTTCGACAATGATCGTAACGGTCTGAACCTGGGCGAAGGCGCGGCGTATCTCGTGCTGGAATCGGAAAGTTTCGCACAGCGCCGCAAAGCGAGGCCCATGGCCGAACTGAGCGGGTGGTGCAATACCAACGAAGCCTTCCATCCCACGTCTCCCTCGCCCGAGGGAGACGGTGCCTTCGAAGCCATGCGGAAAGCCCTGGAAATGGGCGGACTTACGCCGGCAGACGTGCAGTACGTGAATGTGCACGGCACGGCTACGTTGAACAACGACGTGTCGGAAGGCCGGGCGTTGGAAAGGCTCTTCGGCGACGAGGTGCCGGCGTTCAGCTCCACCAAGCCCTTTACCGGCCATACCCTCGCGGCAGCCGGGGCCATCGAGGCGATCTATTCCGTGCTGGCGATCAACCGGCAGATGATCTGGCCGAACCTCAACTTTACGACGCGCATGGAAGAGCTGCGCATCTCGCCGGAAACGCGCCTGCTGGAAGAATCGCCCGTGAAGAACGTGGTGTCCAACTCCTTCGGGTTCGGCGGCAACAATGCATCACT
Proteins encoded in this region:
- a CDS encoding beta-ketoacyl-ACP synthase III, whose product is MKEVYITRLSKFLPNEPVANEEMESILGMVDGKPSRARNIILGNNKIKTRYYAQNKDGQSTHTNAEMTASAVASLFDDKFPITKMQLLACGTTSPDQLLPNHAAMVHGILKCQPVELIAATGACAAGMQAFKYAWMSVKCGNTANAVSTGSEKFSAWLLSRNFEPETENLKHLTENPIIAFEKDFLRWMLSDGASAALFQDKPNEEGLSLRVDWVEIASYAHELETCMYAGAVKNEDGSTKGWTDMTPEEWSANSVFSFKQDTRLLGKNIVPSGAQMWKALVEKYNIDIDKLTWFLPHLSSEFFRFKIDEEIARLGVHIPQEKWFTNLTRVGNVGTASPYFMLEELLNQGMLKKGDTIVMMVPESARFSYAYAGITVV
- a CDS encoding BtrH N-terminal domain-containing protein gives rise to the protein MTQFSHTQTAHCESGVISNLFGHHGLQISEPMAFGIGAGIFFGHLPFVKVNGVPGTTYRIWPGAIFARACKRLGVTMESRKFSSVDSAMKTLDELVEDGVPVGLQSSVYYLPYFPESYRFHFNAHNLVVYGKDGDDYLVSDPIMDTVTRIDTENLIRARFAKGFPAPKGKMYYPVNVPQEVDFRDPVKAGIDQACHYMLKIPVPMFGVKGIRFLAKRMKDYPAKVGDRKAALYLGNVIRMQEEIGTGGAGFRFMYAAFLQEAGSLLDKPELKDVGRELTQVGDAWRNFAAHAGRVCKARSADNVSYGELGKMLLQIADMEEKVFRRLSTVKL
- a CDS encoding ABC transporter ATP-binding protein — encoded protein: MNSIAVKDLEKTYAGALTPSLCGLSCTFAEGTIAGLLGPNGAGKTTTISILCGLVEATGGSVEIFGMPQVPANREAIKRAIGVVPQRIALYPQLTAFENLRYFGNLYGFSGKSLREKIMHHLEAFGLEKAAHKETGKFSGGMKRRANIIASILHEPKLLVLDEPTAGVDVQSRSMILQFLRDYNAKGNSVIYTSHLLDEAEQICDEVAIIDEGTLVVQGTPKDLVGRHGHCRNLEDVFLHYTGHAVRD
- a CDS encoding ABC transporter permease, whose product is MLRIIATIRKEWLLLRRDKAGLALLFAMPLVLITVMALIQDAPFRDYQEVKFDILAVDNDHGRLGRYIREGLQESGQFNVIDSINGQPLSEAAAKSMVAAGRYKISITVPKGATAEIVSNANKIVNDISKRMGLPSQLPVKALSNDSLAVQLYFDPAAKKAFKSAIHQALDNFLTQVETDLLLERIQLQLRSRDSLSQDTFPAIRLKAVALRETSLGEGKQIDVISNSVQHNVPAWSIFAMFFIVIPIAGNMIREREDGSLVRMKLIPGNYLSVLTGKLLFFVGICIVQFYLMIMVGLYLLPMMGLPKLQLGVDHVAGFLVAASIGVTATAYGILIGTIFKTPNQALNFGAVSIVILSAIGGIWIPLEIMPESMQMIGRLSPLSWGLDAINDIFLRNGHIRLVLPDIAKLLGCGGAMLVVAAVVEQRRIG
- a CDS encoding phosphopantetheine-binding protein, whose amino-acid sequence is MEALKLKLKQQIIEALNLQDTKPEDIDDNAPLFGEGLGLDSIDSLELMVLLERNYKIKVEDPREGRKILQSVQSMAEFIMSKQAA
- a CDS encoding beta-ketoacyl-[acyl-carrier-protein] synthase family protein; translation: MISAIGNNVEENFRSLRAQRSGIGYSQFVDTIHRNVLPVGEVKCSSEELAKMAGLPDTTGFTRTTLLGLVAMQEALRSAGITNAAETPTAFINASTVGGMCDTEKIYFDILDPQKEGTFLQLIDTLDCADCTQRIADETGLTAYVTTISTACSSSANALMYGARLIRAGLVDRAVCGGTEALTRFTINGFNSLKNIDKRHCLPFDNDRNGLNLGEGAAYLVLESESFAQRRKARPMAELSGWCNTNEAFHPTSPSPEGDGAFEAMRKALEMGGLTPADVQYVNVHGTATLNNDVSEGRALERLFGDEVPAFSSTKPFTGHTLAAAGAIEAIYSVLAINRQMIWPNLNFTTRMEELRISPETRLLEESPVKNVVSNSFGFGGNNASLVISKYGN